A window of the Tenebrio molitor chromosome 1, icTenMoli1.1, whole genome shotgun sequence genome harbors these coding sequences:
- the IRSp53 gene encoding uncharacterized protein IRSp53, whose protein sequence is METEELIKLVDGIYKNILDKFNPGARQMINAGKAYLKALHGAAAASRMYVDAISKLARQAQQGTWGGSSDIGAALMKIVEVYKEIQDQQMNILKAFYVDLLVPLETNLEKDTKVVQSEQKRFLQQHKQRSETYSKAAAMMKKQRKKSRTSQKTGLAMDKELKNMQVLEEEKTKLDAFCEQSLKNAMTQERRRYGFVLERQCSLAKHYLSYHNQGLAAYQQNLDKWSEVAKTREYLPESVENIFTNRLRQISVWQDEDVYSNPRSPNFEDDRISISSQLRKTKSMDASCLDIRSIGDVGSPVTTLSRAKSEYNLNSSTHSLAQDGHTPSRRPKSMAVPPPPQWDTQLARALYAYLSSGDNQLSFLEGDLIALIGERNKGWQFGENLRTQCSGWFPLAYTELLDDPTSSPAHRSDAGGSVHQIQQTPTNGGNLMSPGGSATPSGNNSTLELPAPRMFGDTLHLHRSSNNAKQIRRAIGSNNIPPPALPAPVPTPSLPYQKTGIPQSQSANFKSNPDTSTFQSPYQTGIKSSASTFNFTTPPTGAYSTHPQPARADRPTAGAPLPLHLQSKGGKIGGPVGNVSLHSSNDSGFSNDPPPQPEIDYSDDDSIPGQTKLPARRLHRQPNSDDNNNTMKKNVRQASSQGNLIDNRYYMSDDQDLSRERKGIVKRTKSFWKFGKNSSDNEILEGMSLWRHRDLVDVEDEKAKRKNKFNSQERIKRPSRDRSNDSDRTINANQNQESETRNEKEQARKNVENVRKSFRDKPRHPDLENEEYGYQKRGNKQNLDDQFYDDDGDGLMMKTVNRKNILQQYNNDSSGPDSDSESEVTSDDPYDCILVDDQNVNKQDGHFPNVAEIGKKLEKLSKSSKFSPSNGQMRNSVAEKNLRNSSDKKESLDDIIQYNEKRHSFKTFGRESPAEDKERQDNDRYYTQNHNKRSGESNAQEKRRYYADSNKRNSSKEKRGRPSYESIDSDVEGRIVSRRSNSESEKRDKLKYYDSANDEMSDAVENRQFIPRTKLAKTNSNNSSKHEDVGLMDYGETLQKRLKNPEYGAKYDEKSPHNGNMYGPWYDLWGLDASARK, encoded by the exons GTGCTGCGCTCATGAAAATCGTCGAGGTGTACAAAGAGATCCAGGACCAGCAAATGAACATT CTCAAAGCTTTTTACGTCGACTTACTCGTCCCACTCGAGACCAATCTGGAAAAGGATACCAAAGTTGTGCAg TCCGAACAGAAGCGGTTCCTTCAGCAGCACAAGCAGAGGTCCGAGACCTACAGCAAGGCCGCCGCGATGATGAAGAAGCAGCGCAAGAAGTCGAGGACGTCGCAAAAAACCGGACTGGCTATGGATAAAGAGCTGAag AACATGCAAGTGCTCGAAGAGGAGAAAACGAAGCTCGACGCCTTCTGCGAACAGAGTCTTAAGAAC GCGATGACCCAAGAGCGCCGCCGCTACGGATTCGTTCTTGAAAGGCAGTGTTCTCTGGCTAAACATTATTTATCTTATCATAATCAAGGACTGGCCGCGTACCAACAGAATTTGGACAAATGGTCGGAAGTTGCCAAGACAAGGGAGTATCTGCCGGAGTCggtggaaaatattttcacaaacAGACTGAGG CAAATATCTGTCTGGCAAGACGAGGACGTGTACTCGAACCCGAGAAGTCCCAATTTCGAAGACGATAGGATCAGTATTAGCTCCCAGTTGAGGAAGACTAAGAGCATGGACGCGTCCTGTTTAGATATACGCTCCATAGGCGACGTGGGCTCCCCGGTGACGACGTTATCCAGGGCCAAATCagaatataatttaaattcttCGACACATTCACTTGCTCAAG ACGGCCACACTCCCAGTCGCAGGCCTAAATCGATGGCGGTCCCTCCGCCGCCCCAGTGGGATACGCAACTAGCTCGAGCACTTTATGCTTACTTATCAAGTGGAGATAATCAACTCAGTTTTCTTGAAGGAGATCTTATAGCGCTGATAGGAGAGCGGAATAAGGGCTGGCAATTCGGGGAGAACTTGAGGACACAATGCAGCGGATGGTTCCCATTAGCATACACCGAGCTCCTGGATGATCCTACTTC ATCGCCGGCTCACCGAAGTGATGCAGGTGGATCGGTTCACCAGATCCAACAAACCCCCACGAACGGCGGCAACCTGATGTCACCGGGGGGATCGGCCACCCCTTCGGGTAACAATTCGACACTAGAACTGCCAGCCCCTCGTATGTTCGGCGACACCCTGCATTTGCATAGATCCTCCAATAACGCTAAACAG ATTCGGCGAGCGATCGGTTCTAACAACATCCCGCCCCCGGCGCTGCCTGCCCCGGTGCCGACCCCGTCGCTGCCGTACCAGAAGACGGGGATCCCCCAGTCGCAAAGCGCCAACTTCAAGTCGAACCCCGACACGTCGACGTTCCAGTCGCCGTACCAGACGGGCATCAAGTCGTCGGCGTCGACTTTCAACTTCACGACGCCGCCGACGGGGGCGTACTCCACCCACCCCCAGCCAGCGAGGGCCGACCGGCCGACGGCAGGCGCTCCGCTGCCGCTGCATTTGCAAAGCAAAGGAGGCAAGATCGGCGGTCCGGTCGGAAACGTGTCGTTGCACAGCAGCAACGACTCCGGGTTCAGCAATGATCCGCCGCCGCAACCGGAAATTGATTATTCTGATGACGACTCCATTCCTGGACAGACTAAATTGCCCGCCCG AAGATTACATCGTCAACCAAACAGTGACGACAATAATAACACAATGAAAAAGAATGTAAGGCAAGCGAGCAGTCAGGGCAATTTGATTGATAACAGATATTACATGTCTGACGACCAAGACTTGTCGAGAGAAAGGAAAGGGATAGTCAAAAGGACTAAATCGTTTTGGAAGTTTGGTAAGAACAGCTCCGACAACGAGATCTTGGAAGGTATGTCTTTGTGGAGACACCGAGATCTCGTAGATGTGGAAGACGAGAAGGCAAAGCGCAAGAATAAATTCAACAGTCAGGAGCGAATCAAGAGACCTAGTCGCGACAGGTCTAACGATTCTGATAGGACGATCAACGCAAATCAGAATCAGGAGTCAGAGACCAGGAACGAGAAGGAACAAGCGAGGAAGAACGTGGAGAACGTGAGGAAGAGCTTCAGGGACAAGCCTCGGCACCCTGACTTGGAGAACGAAGAGTACGGTTACCAAAAGCGCGGCAACAAGCAGAACCTTGATGACCAGTTTTACGACGACGACGGCGACGGCCTCATGATGAAGACCGTGAACCGCAAGAACATCTTGCAGCAGTACAACAACGACTCGTCTGGTCCAGATTCCGACTCGGAATCGGAGGTAACCAGCGATGACCCGTACGACTGCATCCTGGTGGACGACCAGAACGTGAACAAGCAAGACGGTCACTTCCCGAACGTGGCCGAGATCGGCAAGAAGCTGGAGAAGCTGTCCAAGTCGAGCAAGTTCTCGCCGAGCAACGGCCAGATGCGGAACTCTGTTGCGGAGAAGAACCTCCGCAACAGCTCCGACAAGAAGGAGAGCCTCGACGACATAATCCAGTACAACGAGAAGCGACACAGCTTCAAGACGTTCGGGAGGGAGTCCCCCGCGGAGGACAAGGAGCGCCAGGACAACGACAGATATTACACCCAAAATCACAATAAAAGGAGCGGAGAAAGCAACGCCCAGGAAAAGCGGCGCTATTATGCCGACTCCAACAAACGCAATAGCTCAAAGGAGAAGCGAGGACGGCCGAGTTACGAGAGTATCGATTCGGACGTGGAGGGCCGGATCGTGTCCAGACGATCGAACTCGGAGTCGGAAAAGCGGGACAAGCTCAAGTACTACGACTCGGCCAACGACGAGATGTCGGATGCTGTCGAGAACAGACAGTTCATCCCGAGGACCAAGCTGGCCAAGACCAACAGCAACAACAGCTCGAAGCACGAGGACGTGGGGCTGATGGATTACGGAGAGACGCTGCAGAAGCGCCTCAAGAACCCCGAGTACGGGGCCAAGTACGACGAGAAGTCGCCCCATAACGGGAACATGTACGGGCCGTGGTACGACCTGTGGGGGCTCGACGCCTCCGCccgcaaataa